Proteins encoded together in one Planctomycetaceae bacterium window:
- a CDS encoding tetratricopeptide repeat protein has protein sequence MASDEQRDDSETVKPDARTSAQRPALRRSGRRRWYFRIAALMLPIALIAVTEVVLVMLDVGDDLGLFLKVRGAPELLHYQVNPRAEESYFAGRKLAGPEPRRFDLPRPDGVFRIVVVGGSTVLGFPYPPELSFPRQMEVLLNHQNDGQRFEVINAGMVAVNSFSVADVVQQCIAMQPDLIVVHTGHNEFYGPGGVASTTSMLPMAVKIRRLRLFQLLAPWFVDEQSNRGDLMEELPASVTISRDDPRYATALDYYRTNLERIVSTAVSANVPVVLTTVASNLSNHSPVSFLIPETLSTDEMERWRLHFDQGEQLSAAGIWQEAIEQFEIAEETSTDSSLLHYRMGQCREGLQQYPEALKEFELARDVDGCRFRAPTPFRDIVREVASQAANEHVHFVDSATQLADETGPAIPGANLFLEHVHYNLDGHRRLAVILGRFVQQQVLQRTWETSRVPEDSRFDELLGLLPEDRLSGLSYALRVLSVFPMTKTFDVNIHKEMIVSEMRQELSLLQPEQQEVFADLSLDDMATRLAAALADSYRGKQQLSRELYYRRCDQIRQPWDADVLFRLARSLSDTDQPAEAIEYCQRVLQLNPQHADSGELLLKLQGTVPTK, from the coding sequence ATGGCAAGCGACGAGCAGCGGGACGATTCCGAAACGGTGAAGCCGGACGCCCGAACTTCGGCTCAGCGTCCGGCCCTTCGGCGTTCCGGGCGCCGACGATGGTATTTCCGCATTGCCGCACTGATGTTGCCGATCGCATTGATCGCGGTCACCGAAGTCGTGCTGGTTATGCTTGATGTCGGCGACGACCTGGGTCTCTTTCTGAAAGTGAGGGGAGCTCCTGAGCTGCTGCACTATCAGGTCAATCCAAGGGCGGAAGAAAGCTACTTCGCCGGCCGAAAACTGGCCGGTCCGGAACCAAGGCGATTTGATCTGCCGCGTCCCGACGGTGTGTTTCGAATTGTGGTTGTCGGCGGATCGACGGTGCTGGGGTTTCCGTATCCGCCGGAGCTTTCCTTTCCGCGTCAAATGGAAGTTCTGTTGAATCACCAGAATGACGGGCAACGGTTCGAAGTCATCAATGCGGGCATGGTTGCGGTCAACAGTTTCAGTGTGGCCGATGTCGTCCAACAATGTATCGCCATGCAGCCGGATTTGATTGTCGTGCATACCGGCCATAACGAATTCTATGGGCCGGGCGGTGTCGCATCGACAACGTCCATGCTGCCGATGGCCGTGAAAATTCGCCGGCTGCGGCTGTTCCAGTTGCTGGCTCCCTGGTTTGTCGACGAACAATCGAACCGCGGAGACCTGATGGAAGAACTGCCGGCGAGCGTCACCATATCGCGTGACGATCCGCGATACGCAACGGCGCTGGACTATTACCGAACGAATCTGGAACGCATTGTTTCCACAGCAGTGTCGGCGAATGTTCCCGTCGTATTGACAACCGTCGCGTCGAATCTCAGCAACCACTCGCCGGTCAGCTTCCTGATCCCGGAAACACTCAGCACGGACGAAATGGAACGATGGCGACTTCATTTTGATCAGGGTGAGCAGCTTTCCGCGGCCGGAATATGGCAGGAAGCGATTGAGCAGTTTGAAATCGCCGAAGAAACGTCCACTGATTCGTCACTGCTGCACTATCGCATGGGACAATGCCGCGAAGGTCTGCAGCAATATCCGGAAGCACTGAAAGAATTCGAATTGGCCCGTGATGTTGACGGCTGCCGGTTTCGGGCGCCAACTCCGTTCCGTGACATCGTCCGCGAGGTTGCCTCACAGGCCGCGAATGAGCATGTTCATTTTGTTGATTCCGCAACGCAGCTCGCTGACGAAACGGGGCCGGCAATTCCCGGAGCCAACCTGTTTCTTGAACATGTTCACTACAACCTGGACGGCCATCGAAGACTTGCCGTTATTCTGGGACGCTTTGTTCAGCAGCAGGTTCTGCAGCGGACGTGGGAGACGTCACGCGTTCCGGAAGACTCACGTTTCGACGAACTGCTGGGACTGCTTCCGGAGGACCGGCTGTCGGGCCTGTCCTATGCACTTCGGGTGCTGAGCGTATTTCCAATGACGAAGACATTCGATGTCAACATTCATAAGGAAATGATCGTGTCAGAAATGCGGCAGGAACTCAGCCTGCTGCAGCCAGAGCAACAGGAGGTCTTCGCGGACCTGTCACTGGATGACATGGCAACTCGGCTCGCCGCAGCGCTGGCGGATAGTTACCGCGGCAAACAGCAGTTGTCCCGTGAACTATATTACCGGCGCTGTGATCAGATCCGGCAACCGTGGGACGCTGACGTACTGTTTCGACTGGCTCGCAGTCTGTCAGACACGGATCAGCCGGCGGAGGCGATCGAATACTGCCAGCGAGTCCTGCAGCTCAACCCGCAGCACGCCGATTCAGGAGAACTCCTGCTGAAGCTGCAAGGCACCGTCCCGACGAAATGA
- a CDS encoding multiheme c-type cytochrome translates to MGISGSRTVFIPLLIAAGALLLAGVWMVGRQPPRSEIAETVPSSATADVRIVGSESCAVCHETQFHDYQSSGHSKTLRSTRDFPFRDRFEQLQFSDSDRGETYSYVPNESGLDVVVPGRFGGEPFPLQFAFGSGQHAITFVSLTPDGSGVPVGIEHRVSWFTGMDRTDLTPGQLGRPIRHDIECFGRIIRGEALERCFGCHTTAGKIVGDQVVGLIPNVGCENCHIGGASHAVVMQEDRSTGEDLGFPKRPWRTADQIEICADCHRGETAVAESEITRQNPKIARFQPVGLVQSKCYVKSQGRLTCTACHNPHQHAATQSPEQYEQKCLDCHSGDSQSVMCPVSPDHDCVSCHMPRVEVHESISFHDHWIRIRNDNDPPAVREETDAHVE, encoded by the coding sequence ATGGGGATTTCCGGATCACGAACGGTCTTTATTCCGCTGCTGATTGCCGCCGGAGCGTTGCTGCTTGCGGGAGTCTGGATGGTTGGCCGCCAGCCACCTCGATCGGAAATCGCCGAGACCGTTCCTTCGTCCGCAACCGCTGATGTCCGCATCGTCGGGTCCGAATCGTGCGCCGTCTGCCACGAAACTCAGTTCCACGACTATCAGTCAAGCGGACACTCAAAAACGCTGCGGTCCACTCGCGACTTTCCGTTCCGTGACCGATTTGAACAGTTGCAGTTTTCCGATTCGGATCGCGGCGAAACATACAGCTACGTTCCCAATGAGTCCGGCCTGGATGTCGTCGTTCCGGGTCGGTTTGGCGGGGAGCCGTTTCCGCTGCAATTCGCCTTCGGTTCAGGTCAGCACGCCATCACGTTTGTCTCCTTGACTCCGGACGGATCGGGTGTTCCGGTGGGCATCGAGCATCGCGTTTCGTGGTTCACAGGAATGGACCGGACGGATCTCACGCCGGGGCAGTTGGGTCGGCCGATTCGGCATGACATCGAATGTTTCGGCCGCATCATTCGCGGGGAGGCTCTTGAACGCTGCTTCGGATGCCACACCACGGCCGGCAAAATTGTCGGTGACCAGGTGGTGGGCCTGATACCGAATGTCGGCTGTGAAAACTGTCACATCGGCGGTGCCTCACATGCAGTCGTGATGCAGGAGGATCGTTCAACCGGTGAAGATCTCGGATTTCCAAAGCGGCCGTGGCGCACCGCGGATCAGATCGAAATCTGTGCGGATTGTCATCGCGGTGAAACTGCCGTCGCGGAAAGTGAGATCACTCGGCAGAATCCGAAGATCGCCAGGTTTCAGCCCGTGGGCCTGGTGCAGTCGAAATGCTACGTGAAGTCACAGGGGCGGCTGACATGCACGGCCTGCCATAATCCTCATCAGCACGCGGCTACGCAATCGCCCGAACAGTACGAACAAAAATGTCTCGATTGCCACTCCGGCGACTCGCAGTCCGTAATGTGTCCCGTGTCACCGGATCATGACTGCGTGTCGTGTCATATGCCGCGAGTGGAAGTGCATGAGTCGATTTCATTTCACGATCACTGGATTCGAATCAGAAACGACAACGATCCGCCGGCCGTTCGGGAAGAAACTGATGCACACGTCGAATAA
- a CDS encoding alpha/beta fold hydrolase → MFDDENSTQAVDQPSECPPLAIPQESPLPPSPFDPPPGVPQFRPARGLSGAHRQTLLATYISGRPGITDTVPRKIRLPDGDFVVLHDDQPANWRRGDLVVLLMHGLTGCHRSGYMMRIAAKLKRQGVRVFRMDHRGCGAGRRLAANPYHAGRTEDVQNVLETIERICPGSPVSVAGFSLSGNLLLKYLGQHGGNAPMCIYRAVAVCPPIDLMKCMTKLGASRAGLRYDWHFSRTLVSQISNSPQWRDNVPLAEVRRLPRRLYEFDDLYTAPASGFRSVEEYYRTASSKDVISNIRVHTTILAAEDDPLIDAEPLLALSLPGNVTRCVTRNGGHLGFIGRRGVDQDRRWMDWRVMEWLQE, encoded by the coding sequence ATGTTCGACGACGAAAACTCTACGCAGGCTGTTGATCAGCCATCGGAATGTCCGCCCCTGGCGATTCCACAGGAGTCGCCACTGCCGCCGTCACCGTTCGATCCGCCGCCGGGAGTTCCGCAGTTTCGCCCCGCTCGCGGATTAAGCGGAGCTCATCGGCAAACGCTGCTGGCGACATACATTTCCGGACGGCCCGGAATCACGGATACCGTGCCGCGAAAAATTCGGCTGCCCGACGGCGACTTTGTCGTGCTGCATGACGACCAGCCCGCAAACTGGAGACGCGGGGACCTGGTGGTCCTGTTGATGCACGGACTGACCGGCTGCCACAGAAGCGGCTATATGATGCGAATCGCCGCCAAGCTGAAGCGGCAGGGTGTGCGAGTTTTCCGGATGGATCATCGCGGCTGCGGCGCGGGACGGCGACTGGCCGCGAACCCGTATCACGCCGGGCGCACGGAAGACGTTCAGAATGTGCTGGAAACGATCGAACGCATCTGTCCGGGATCTCCCGTGTCAGTGGCCGGCTTTTCGCTCAGCGGAAATCTGCTGCTGAAGTATCTGGGACAGCATGGCGGCAACGCTCCGATGTGCATCTACCGGGCTGTCGCCGTGTGTCCTCCCATCGACCTGATGAAGTGCATGACCAAGCTGGGTGCGTCGCGCGCCGGGTTGAGGTATGACTGGCATTTTTCCAGAACCCTGGTCAGCCAGATTTCCAACAGTCCGCAGTGGCGAGACAACGTGCCGCTGGCCGAAGTCAGACGCCTGCCGCGTCGGCTTTACGAATTCGACGACCTCTACACAGCGCCGGCGTCCGGGTTCCGGTCGGTCGAAGAGTACTACCGAACCGCGTCGTCGAAGGATGTCATCAGCAACATTCGTGTCCACACGACGATTCTGGCGGCCGAAGACGATCCGCTGATCGACGCCGAACCGCTGCTGGCTCTGTCGCTGCCCGGAAACGTCACTCGGTGTGTCACGCGCAACGGCGGACACCTGGGATTCATCGGACGCAGGGGAGTCGATCAGGACCGTCGCTGGATGGACTGGCGCGTGATGGAATGGCTGCAGGAATAG
- a CDS encoding glycosyltransferase family 4 protein: MAAGIACETVDLLFEFSTLNGGEKSMLSVLARLAGRSDLKFRALCPADGPLADCLRTLQIPVLEFNVRNVDGNRRPSDQLVAELASICAQHGIRRLHANSLSMSRLTGQLARKQPSGTIIHTGHLRDIIGLSRAAISDLNRNDALIAVSEATRSFHRRQGLDVDGSRCVVIHNGVDPDQFRPRERSALRAELLPQVPPHSIVALSVGQICLRKGQLDAAKAVVDLNRLSHDTMRPVFLVISGERHSAKDESVAYEQAIRDVFNSAGQSERLIMAGYRSDVELLMNAADVLIHAARQEPFGRVLLEASASGIPIVATDVGGTQELLRPDVDALLVPAAQPAAIADAVRKMITSPQLASQLSTSARERTTSEFTAEHSATALADFWNQCEGRFV, encoded by the coding sequence ATGGCTGCAGGAATAGCCTGCGAAACCGTCGACCTGCTGTTTGAATTCTCCACGCTGAACGGCGGCGAGAAGTCGATGCTGAGCGTCCTGGCGCGACTTGCCGGCCGAAGCGATCTGAAGTTTCGAGCGCTTTGCCCGGCCGATGGGCCGCTGGCCGATTGTCTGCGAACGCTGCAGATTCCCGTTCTGGAATTCAACGTACGCAACGTCGACGGAAACCGCCGTCCGTCGGATCAACTGGTCGCAGAACTCGCGTCGATTTGTGCTCAGCACGGGATTCGGCGGTTACACGCCAACAGCCTGTCGATGAGCCGACTGACAGGCCAGCTTGCTCGAAAGCAGCCTTCCGGCACAATCATTCACACAGGACACCTGCGGGACATCATCGGGCTGAGCCGTGCGGCGATCAGCGATCTGAACCGCAACGATGCTCTGATCGCGGTCTCTGAGGCGACGCGTTCCTTTCATCGCCGACAGGGACTCGACGTCGACGGCAGCCGCTGCGTCGTCATCCACAACGGAGTCGATCCTGATCAGTTCCGGCCACGCGAACGATCGGCGCTGCGAGCCGAGTTGCTGCCGCAGGTTCCGCCGCACTCCATCGTGGCACTCAGTGTCGGGCAGATCTGTCTGCGAAAGGGACAGCTTGACGCCGCGAAAGCTGTTGTCGATCTGAACCGGCTGTCGCATGACACAATGCGTCCGGTCTTTCTGGTCATCTCCGGAGAACGTCATTCCGCGAAGGATGAAAGCGTGGCCTATGAGCAGGCGATTCGTGACGTGTTCAACTCCGCCGGTCAGTCCGAACGGCTGATCATGGCGGGCTATCGTTCCGATGTTGAACTGCTGATGAACGCAGCCGACGTGCTGATCCATGCGGCTCGACAGGAACCGTTCGGGCGAGTCCTGCTGGAAGCGTCGGCTTCGGGAATTCCGATCGTTGCCACCGACGTCGGCGGGACTCAGGAACTTCTGCGACCCGACGTCGACGCGCTGCTGGTTCCCGCAGCACAACCCGCGGCGATCGCCGACGCCGTTCGAAAAATGATCACGTCGCCTCAGCTTGCTTCACAGCTGTCGACGTCGGCACGCGAACGCACGACGTCAGAATTCACGGCCGAACACTCCGCGACGGCCCTGGCGGATTTCTGGAACCAGTGTGAAGGCCGTTTCGTTTGA